The window CTTCTCGATGGCCGTTGCGATGGACATCGACTGACGTTGGAATTGCTGCCGGTGCAGCCAAGCGTGATCGGCCAGTTCGTTCGCCAATCGCTTTGCAAGGTTTGGGGCGTTGTCTGTGACCACGATTGTCGACGCACCGAGTTCGGGAACGTCAGCGTAGGGAAAACCAAGCAGCGCGTTGGCCGCCAGGACGTCGTCGCGATAGCGGGCGTCTTCGGCTTGCGCAAACCACTCTCGACAGGGCGATTCTGCCGTGTGCTGTGCCTCGATTGCTATGACTAGAGGGAGAAACGCTGCGGCTAGACACGGCCGCACCTCGCCTTGGAGCGTCCGAGCCATCAACGAAGCCGCCTCGATGCCGCAATCGCGCTGATCGAGATGAGGGTTCGTCCGATAGGCGACCAACGCGGTGCAGGCCGCCGTCATGGCAGGCGATAAATTGGCATGGGGATCCAGCGTGGCAATCAACGGAGCATCAGGCCCCAATGCTTGCCGCACTGCCGACAGCCAATCGCCGTCCACGTCGAGAACGTTCTCACTGACCGTCGCACCGTGAGCCGCAGCCAATATGCCGTCTAAAGGACCGGCGGCGGCGAGCGTTCCGATTAGTTCTCGCCGCAGAGTTCCATAGTCTGCTGCACAAAGTGGTCCCCAGGGGACCGCTCGAGCCGCGAAGAGTGGCACGGCTTCGACGCCAGCTTCCTGGAGTCCGGCGAAGAATCCGCCGACTTCGTGGTGGGCGTCTCGGAATCGCTCGCGAATCGCTTCTCCGTGCAACAACACGTCGGCAGCGAAATCCCGGCGCGTGGTCACTCCGGGAGCGAACGTGTTCGTTTCTTGCAGAAGCGCTACGATTCCGACCCGCATGCAATCCTCGACAACTCCGGCAGCGGGCCGTCGAACCTCGAACTGCCGCGTTTCGTTTCCCAGATGAACGTATCAGGTAGCTCAGTGTTTGTTCATTGGGTAAAATAACAGTCGAAAGCCAA of the Pirellulales bacterium genome contains:
- a CDS encoding M81 family metallopeptidase, translating into MRVGIVALLQETNTFAPGVTTRRDFAADVLLHGEAIRERFRDAHHEVGGFFAGLQEAGVEAVPLFAARAVPWGPLCAADYGTLRRELIGTLAAAGPLDGILAAAHGATVSENVLDVDGDWLSAVRQALGPDAPLIATLDPHANLSPAMTAACTALVAYRTNPHLDQRDCGIEAASLMARTLQGEVRPCLAAAFLPLVIAIEAQHTAESPCREWFAQAEDARYRDDVLAANALLGFPYADVPELGASTIVVTDNAPNLAKRLANELADHAWLHRQQFQRQSMSIATAIEKAAVASGPICLLDMGDNIGGGGPADATELAHAIRHAAIGPSLVCLCDADFVAIAQQAGIGAQVTAAVGGKHWKSAGLPLCGTWTVKNLTSGRFAEAKPRHGGFTEFDQGATAVVTDGSVLTLIVTSRRMPPYSLSQITSCGLDPSLFRILVAKGVHAPTAAYREVCSQMIRVDTPGSTAADFTRLEYHRRRRPLYPWEDLSRWNDDFSTNAEHAPLPRDEER